CGGTCATGGCTCTTAGAAAGCCACGGCGGCTTCCATCAAGGCTTGATTCACTCATGGCTTTATTGATCCGCGTATTGATACTTGAGCTCACATAGTCTTATAGCTTTAAAATGCCAAGGTGACAGCTTGCTAAGTATCTTTTTCGCGGCTATGTGGCGGCGGGGTTTGAGCAATAACCTTGTCTAGATCCTTGAAAACGTCACTTACCGCCAGTGGCTGTAAGGCATTGTCACTGAGAATTTCATCCCGATAACTTTCTCGTCTCTTAATAGCCTCAGCCAGATACCGTAGCGCTTCATCAAACTGCTCCATAGCCGTATAGGCACAAGCTAGCTGGTAGAAGGCATGGCTGTTATCTGGATCAATACCTAGGGCTTGCTGACAAAGATTTGCAGCCCATTGGGGCTCGTTCAACTCCAGCACTGCATCAGCTTTGTATGTCAATGCTTCAACATCTTCATGACGAAGACGCAGAATCTCATCATAGATCGCGATCTAGTTGGCGATTGAGGATTCCTGCTGAGCGCGCAGCCAGAGAGATTGCACTTCTTGAGTCAGCTCAATTTCTTCGCGATTCTCTTCAATGTGCTGGGTCTTTTGTTGCAATTGACTCTCTATGACTTCCAGACGTTTCTCATACTCTTGAACCAGCTTTGATATCTCCTCATCCGCTAGGGAGTGCACACGCTCTTTAATATCTTGTAGCGATCGCCAACCCACTAAAACCAATATGGAAGTGGCGGCGGCTATGAGATAGAAGAAGTAGGTGACCGTATCGGTTGCGTAAGCAACCGCTCGGTCCACGGAATTATGCTCTCGGTCGACAATCTGCTGGATCAACTCTTGTTTAGCTTTGGCTTGGTCGATACGCAACTGTTTGATTTCATCCAGCACATACCGCTCTATAAATGGTGTATAGAGCGGCTTCTGTAAAGATTCCACCTCTTTCTGCGCACTGTCTTCTTTATTCGCTTCCGTTTCCTGGGAAACGGAAGCCGGGGAAAGCAAAAGAAAAGTCAAAAAACAGGTGTTTAGGAGGCGAGGCATATTGCGGTCCCATGGTCATAAACCTCAACCAGTGCCTCATGAAGTGTTCTAATGGCAGTGTCATAATCTGGTTCACTAACAACAAACTGCATGTCCACATGCCGCATAGAATGGTGCATGGCGAGTACTGAAATATCGTTTGAAGCCAGTGATTGAACCGCTTTTGCCAGCACGCCGGGGATTTGCATATCGCTCCCGATGGCAGAAACAATAGCCACTTTCCTTTGGTTCAATTCTGCTTCCGGGAAGCGCTCTTCCAGAGATGCCTGTATACGCTTGATGGTTTTCAGATTAGTCGCCAAAAAGTGGGTTAGGGTATTGGCGTTGGTGTTTTTAGACACAATATGGGCCTTGTACCTCTTTATTACCGTAAGCACTTCCCGATCATAATCGTGGATCGTGCCCGCCATATCCTGATCAAAAAGTTCCAGCGCATAGACACCTTTACAGCCGGCAATAATCTCCACACAGGGCGAATCACTCACATAGTCACGGGTGATTAATGTACCGGTATGCTCTGGCTCAAAGGTATTCTTTACCCGAAGTGGGATATTCTTCTGGCGTAAACCCTTTGCCGCCTTGGGGTGAATTGCCTCCATACCGAGATTGGCCAGTTGATCGGCCACATCGTAATTTGTACGACCAATAGGCACAGCGTTATCTGGCCCAACTAGGCGAGGGTCGGCACTGCTCAAGTGGAACTCTTTGTGAATTACCGCCTCTTTGGCTTCTGTGAGTACGGCAAGGCGGCTAAAGGTCATTTCACTGTAACCCCGGTCAAAGGAAATAAGCAGGCCCTTATCGCTGTGGGCGTAACCGGTAACAATCGGTAACTGTTGATTCAAGTCGATGTTGGCAAAGGCATCACGAATGCGCTCATCCAGTGGTATATGCTTGCTGGTACGCCAGCCCGTTAGATCTACAAAACACGCATTGACTCCATCCCGCTGCAGCAGCTTTGATGTATTCCAAGCGCTGTGAGCCTCGCCAAGGCTGGCAAGCATTTCTCTTACTGTTCCCAGGTGAGCATCTAGAGAGAAGTGGCCATGCTGGCAGAGGCTTTGTAAATCTCGAAGGCACTTTTTAGCCCCTTCCAGGCGCTCATCCAAGAAGAGGTTGGCCTCCTTGAGTAAGTCAGTGTCACCAAATAGACGGTCGTTGATCTGTCGCAGTTGTGTGCGAAGCTCACCAAACTTCACCAGCCAGCTATCATCCTCAATACTGCTGGAAAAGAGGCCATAAATACCAGGCTGGCCACTCTTTTTATGCTCTAGAAGTAGATCGGTAATACCACCATAAGCTGAAACTACAAAAACACGATTGTAGAGCCTTTTGGAGTCACCTTTAATAATGTTGTCCCGGACAGATTCATAGTCCGACATTGAGGTGCCACCAATCTTTTCTATCGTATGCATTGTCTCTTACTGGTCCTTTCTTTCTCTTGATAACGGCGTATCCAATGGATGAATGCCACTGGATTGAGTTTCATATCAGATAACAGAAATCGATTTCCTCGTGCAGATATATTCTGGCCGTGGTGGGAGGCTACAAAATGGGTCTTCTACCTTATTGCTCAATGCATTAAAGACAAAAAACAAATTGGATCTCGGATATGGGCTAATATTGCTGCTGGAGCCGTGCATCAGGTTGCAATCAAATACGACTAAACTGCCAGGTTTACCTGTAACAGATTTTATGCCCCCTTCAGATGTCAGCCTGCGTAGGTGATCATCTGACGGAATTCCGAGCTCTTGTTTTTTTAAAGAACTTAAATAATGCCCCTCAGGGGTTTCACCATCACAGCCGATGTAGTGGTGATGGGACTTCGGAATGAGCATTAATGGGCCGTTGTAATTCCGGCTCTCGGTTAAGATTACGGATACACTGAGTGCGCGCATTCGCGGCATTCCATCCTCGACATGCCAAGTTTCAAAGTCAGAATGCCAATAGAAATCCTTACCACGAAATCCAGGTTTATAGTTCGCCCGAGATTGATGGATATAAACCTCATCATCCAAAATATATCTCGCGATATTTGATATCCGATTATCCCTTGAAAGCTTCCTGAATAGGCTGCTGCGTTCATGAATTCGAAATACCGAGCGCACCTCTTCACTTTCTAACTCAGTAATGAGTTCATCAGAGCTGCGGATGTCATTGTCTTCCTTGAGGGTTTCCAGCTCTTTTTGAAAGACCTGAACCTCCCTCTCAGAAAATACATTTTCAAGAACGATATATCCCTGCTGCCTGTAGGCGTCCACCTGCTCAAGATCCAGCAGGGGAGGGGGATTTGGTCCACCATAAACTACTGGATCTCTACGCAGTGTTACTCGACCTGCGACTCCTCGTTTTCTGGAGGGGTACATATCATTTCTGAGTGAATGGATGCGTTCTAGCAGGTACTTCATTTCAGCTGCTGCCCTGTAATTGACTACCTATTCAATGGGGTCGGCTTCTAGTTCATATGCGCCCTCAGAATTGTGTACCTCCTTTCCATTCAAAGGAGGGTTAAACACGCAGGCCATGGTCATTTCTTCAAATGCCCTCAAAGTGTGCCGATCATGTTTGTCGAGGACATAGATGGTACCAGGCTCGATAGGGTGCTTTTTCCCATCATCCATCGTCTCCACCTCTCCTCTGCCGGAAACGCAGTAAACTGCTTCCAGGTGGTTTTGATAGTGCATTTGGAAGTCAGCACCGGTGTATATGGTGGTGATGTGGAAGGAGAAACCAACGCCATCATCCTTTAAAAGTAGGCGTGTACTCTCCCAATTGCCATCCGGCGAGACGATTCTTCGGTTTGATTTTTTGGCTTCTTGTAAACTTCTAACAATCATGAATATTCCATTATGTTGTATGTGTAACTATATAGCCTGGTTATCAGCAGGCTTAGCTTTCCAGCTGGACCAATGAGTTTTGGATACAATTGGGTCTAGCAGGCCTCGAAATAGACTCTTTCTTCAGGGATATCCTGCTCTCCAGCACAGACTTCTCGAATTGCTGATTCAATAATGTCAATACCTTTCTTAAGATTCTGGTCAGTGATGACCAGAGGGCAGAGCAGCTTAACGATTTGATCATCTGCGCCACTAGTTTCAATGATTAACCCCTGCTTGAAGGCGAGTTTGGTAATCTTTTCTGCAAGTTCGCCACTCACACAATCAATACCTTGGAACATGCCACGGCCTTTAGTGGTGAAGTTACCCTCACCATATTGACTGACAATACTTCCCAACCGCTCGGAGATGTACTTCCCTTTACGCTTGATTTCCCGCGAAAAGTTATCATCTGACCAATAGTGATCAATTGCCGCTTTGGCCGTAACAAAAGCCAGATTGTTTCCACGAAATGTGCCGTTGTGCTCACCAGGTTTCCATTGGTCTAATTCGGGCTTCATTAAAACCAGGGCAAAGGGCAACCCGTAGCCACTAAGTGACTTGGAGAGAGTAATAATGTCAGGCTCGATACCTGCTTCTTCGAAACTGAAAAAATTTCCAGTGCGGCCACAGCCAGCCTGAATATCATCAACGATAAAGAGCAGCCCGTGCTTTTTACAGACAGCCTGTAGGTTTCTCAACCACTCGATACTGGCCGCATTGATACCTCCTTCACCCTGAACGGTTTCGACGATAATCGCCGCGGGAGAATTGATCCCGCTGCTGGAGTCTGCAAGCACCTTGTCGAGATACTCTGTAGTATCAATATTTTTGCCAAGATAGTTGTCATAGGGCATGCGATGAGTGCCATTCAAGCTAACCCCAGCAGCATCCCTGTGATGAGAGTTGCCCGTAGCTGCCAGGGAGCCCAAACTCACACCGTGAAAACCATTGGTAAAGGTCACAATGTTTTGCTGCCCGGTGACATTGCGGGCAATTTTCATTGCAGCTTCAACCGCATTTGTCCCGGTTGGACCAGTAAACTGAACCACGTATTCCATATTGCGTGGCTTGAGAATTTTATCGTTAAGCGCTTGCAGGAACTCGCCCTTGGCTTTGGTGTGCATATCCAAACCATGGGTAATGCCATCACTCTGAATGTAATCCTGCAGAACTTGCTTAAACAGCGGGTTGTTGTGTCCATAATTGAGAGTGCCAGCGCCTGCCAGAAAATCCAGATATTGATTTCCCTCCTCATCCCACATGAGTTCGCCTTTTGCACGATTGAACACTCGCGGAAAGGAGCGGGCATAACTTTGTACTTCAGATTCAATCTCATCAAAGATTTTCATTCTTCTCTCTTTTTTTAAATTGTTGTTTGAGCAATAGGCCCGATACGCACACAGGTTTCGGAGTCATGCAGACCATCAAAGTGAGTCTGGGAATCCATCCAAGGGGAGGATTGGAGGCTTGCGGAGAGCTTCTCTGCAGCGCTCTGGAAGAGGGCCCAGGAGGGAAGGTTGTGTTCAGTGATCGTTGTCTCGATAAATCTCACCGACCTGCATTGGGGGCGTTCGATGATATTTCTGAGCATGATAGAGGCTAGCCCCAGCCCTCTTGCCTTTTCCGCCACGGCAACCTGCCAAATAAACAGAGTGTCTGTACGACCTGGAATCAAGTATCCGGAGATAAACCCCAACTTCTCATCACCTTCTTCTGCGATCACTGAAGTATCGGCAAAGTGACTGCACTGGAGGAGGTTGCAATAGCTTGAGTTGGCATCCAAGGGTGGGCAGCTGTCGATTAATTTGTGAACAGCCATGCCATCCTCCAGGGATGGTGACCTCAAAAAAATATTTTCTGGACTAGACAAAATAACTTCCTATACGACAACCCATAGTTTCACCTCTAAGTATTTTGGTGAGTGATAAATGTACAGATGGATCATTATTCATACTTATTTTGGTTTTTTTCGTAAAAAACCACAACCAAATACTTAGAACACTAAATATCGTACACAAACTAAATATAAAATCTAGTGGGTGAAGAGAATCTGATCACAATATCCGCCCTAAAAATGGGCAAATTTATTGGGCAAAAGCCCTGGAAATGGGCAGAAGCGCCTATGAATGGTGGATTTTCGTAATTCAGGGTTCCAAACGAAGGGGTATGTTCTTGGCAATTGTTTAGTGCTGTAGATATTTTCCTGGAAGAACCATAAGCGTTTAGTAATTGGGATATAGGGTTATATAATCCGCCCAATCGCCCTGATTATTAGATTGAGAGGTAGCTTTGAACAGTATTGAACAAGTGCTAGTGGCCCTTCGGCGTGTAATAAGAGCTACAGATTTACACTCCAAGCACCTGGCCAAAACAACAGGCCTGACCGCTCCCCAGGTGTTATTGTTACAGGCCATTAGAAATAAGGGCGAAGTCACCATCGGTGAACTGGCCAACGAAGTGAGCCTCAGTCAAGCTACAGTGACCAACATCTTGGATCGCCTTGAGAAAAGGGGGCTTGTCTATCGCCAGCGCTCTCAATCAGATAAGCGTAAAGTGCATGCTTACCTCACAGATCAAGCTGCGGAAACACTGAGAGATGCACCTATCCCGCTTCAAGATCAATTCGCCCGCCAATTTGGTGACCTGAAGGATTGGGAGCAGAGTATGATCATTGCTTCGCTCCAGCGTGTAGCCCAGATGATGGATGCCCAGCATATTGATGCCTCCCCTGTTCTGGATATCGGTGTTTTAGACAGGCAGGGAGCAGCTATGGATAAGTCAAGCTCTTCCTTGGGGTATGGCGAAGTAGCTGATTCAGCGGAAAAGCCTGGGAGAGAAACACCCTAGTACCCCCCCTTTGTGGATATCAGCAACCGGTTCTACCCCAGGTTGCTGAGCCCCATGTCAAAGTTGTCTAAGCTTGCAGCAATTGCTCTTTGTAGTTGAGCGGAGGCGCTAGCATGTACTGCTGCCTCGAGCACCTCTTCATAGATTGTAAGTGGTGAATATGGACATTCTGGTTATTGGTGCCGGCCCCACCGGGTTAACTGCTGCAAACGCTTTAGCGTACAAGGGGATGAATTGTCGTATTGTTGAGCGTAAAAATGCGCCCTCGGAACTCTCCCGAGCCGTTGGCATTATGCCTGCGACTATAGAGGCTTTGGGCGAGCTGGGTGCTGCAGATCCACTCCTTGCTGAAGCCATGCCCCTCAAGAAAATGCATATTTTACGCGATGAGAGGACCCTCGTTTATCTGGATAGCAGTGGCAATGAATTCAGGAAGAGGGTGCCGCTCGGTTTGCCGCAAAACCGCACCGAGGGAATCCTGCGTGATGTGCTATCCGGCAAAGGTGTTGAGGTTGAGTATGGGCTCTCAGTTACCGGCATAAGTACCACGCAAGACAGCGCATTGGTTAGTTTTTCCAATAATACTAGCGACTCATTCGACTGGGTGATAGCTGCCGATGGCATCCAATCAGCAACCCGCGAACAGTTGAAAATCCCCTATCCGGGAATAGACTTACCCAGCAAATGGTCCATTGCAGATGTGGATTTGGCGGGTGACTTCGATCCAGAAGAGATCACTTTGGATCTCTATGGGCCTGATAACCAGTTTTCCCTGATATTACCAATCGAGAAGCACCGCGCACGCATCGCATCCTCGACAGAAGATGCTCTATCAGCAATAAAACTGCCCTTGGATATCACCAACGTTCGACGAACAGCAGCCTTCAAAATCTCAATACGGCAGGCCGAATCTTACCGTAAGGGCCGGATTTTACTGGCAGGGGATGCTGCTCATTGTCATTCTCCTGTTGGTGGGAAGGGTATGAATCTTGGTATGGCGGATGCGATTGCTGCAGCAATGGCAATCACTAACGGGAGCGTTGATGAATACTCGCGGTTACGCCATGCAGCAGGTAAAGCTGTGGTGAAGAAAACTGAGTTGGCAAGGCATTTAATTTCTTCCGCAAATCCCATGGCAAAATCCCTTTTATGGTTATCGTTTAAAGCAATCTCCTCAATCCCTGCCGTCCATCGGGCCTTTATGAAGCAATGGACTGCGATTTAATCAATCGCGAACTCTAATTGTGAACAACCTATAGCTGATTTTACTCCCCTTGAGCGAATGAGAAGTCAAGATAGATTATTAACATTCTCTTGAATATTGGGACACAATGATTACCAGGAGTGAAGATGCCCGCCACACCTATAGATATTGAAAGCTGGAATAGAGGGGACCACTTTAAATTCTTTATGGGTAGTGCTGGATCGACCCGTTTAAGTTTAACCCAGCCTCTAGATGTCACGGAGTTAGCCTTTTTTTGTAAGAAAAATACAATATCTTTTTATTACAGCCTTATTTTTCTTGTTACTCAAACCGCAAATGAGATAGCCGGATTTAGGCATAGGGTAGTTGATGGTCAACCCTTTGAGTTCGATATCTTGCATCCGCTGTTCACTGATTTGAATAAAGATGATGATCTCTTTAAGCTTGTCATGGCTGAAATGGAAACGCACCTCATTGACTTCGTCAAAAAAGCAAAGCAACTCTCAAAAGATCAATCAGAATACCTCCCGGTAAATACATTTATGGATCGCTACGATATTTTGAATATCACCTGCTACCCCTGGGGTGACTTTTCAAGCATGCAAGTGAAACCGGTCCAACAAGAAAACTGTGATCCAGGGATACCTTTTATTGCCTGGGGTAAGTACCAACAACAAGCCAACCGACTTATGACCTCATTACATACTGAGGTAAATCATTGCTTTCTTGACGCCATTCATCTGTATCAATTCAAAACGCATCTGGAAGATAAAATCAAACTCTTAAAGTAAGGACGACGAATCTTCTAGTTAATACAAGCAAGTCAATATTACTGATTGGCTCGCATTAATGACCAGAGGCTATTTCCCAAGCAGGAAAAATAAGCCGTAAAAGCCTGATTAATTCTTAGACGCTGCTGACCCTGCGGATATAAGCCTAGTTTTGCCTCCTGGCTGGCTTTAGAGCCTGCAACCAAAAAATTATTATTGATACTGGAATCCTGAATAAAGGCCTCAAAAGCCCTGGCACAAAGTTCTACTGGCTGGCTGTAATAAATAGAGCCATTTACTTTATCGACGTTAACAGAAGCTTTCACCAGTTCACTTGGGTTATTGCCACCTTCATCCAGCATCACCGTTTTAAAGCATGCAAAAAGCAGGTCATTCAGAGGGTGGGGTACCGGGGTTGCATCGCGTAGCCAGGCCTCAGAGGCATACATGCTACTCGAAGTGTCGCTAAATACTTTTTGCGCAAGATAGTGATCCAGTGCATGAAACCACTCATGGGCAATAGCTCCTGGACCGGCATTTTTAGCCAGGGAAAACGACTTGGCTGAAGGGTCATAAAATGCGGAGACTCCAAGGCGGCCACCAATACCGTATTGAAAAGAGAGGTTCCCGCGCAGGGAAATCAATGTTTCGGGCCCCTGCAGTATGACCATTAAGTCGGAAAGCGCATCATAAAACAACCCTGCTGCGCGATCGCGCTCCTCAGCAGTCACCCAGCGGCCAATGGCTATAGATCTAAAGCCAAAACGCCTGCGAACATCGACAAAGGATACCTGCTCACTACCGCGCACATCCGGTCCACGGCGATAAAATTTTCGGGTTGCTACCATAGCTAGCTTAGGTGAGAACGGATGACTGGAATTTGCCCGGGATACTATTACAAGCTCGACCTGCTCTACAAGAGGATTACCTGATCGGGCCCCCGAATAAACGGCTACACTTTGGCCAGGCACCTAAAAGCTCCTTTTGCTAAGCCTTTGGTGACTCTAAATGCCCTGAAGTTGCTTATTGTGGAAAATCGAATCAAGAGCCCTTAGAGCTTTTACACCTACTTCTGCCTGTAGCAGTTTTATCTTGCCTATCAAAACCAGTAATTCACCGGGAGTCTAACTATGGTCAAGTCCAAGCGCCCTCTAATCTCTATCAATCCTTTAAACGGTGAAACTTTAAAGACTTTTCATGAGATGACTCCAGATGAACTCGATAAAGCTATCGGTCGAGCGGATAACGCTTTCGTGGAGTGGAGTAAACGAAGCTTTGGTGAGCGAGCAGCAATACTCAAGCGCGCTGGACAGCTATTCGAAGAGCGCGCCGATGAACTCGCCAAATTAATGGCACAGGAGATGGGCAAGAAGGTTAACGATGGGCTGGGCGAATTAGCGCTCTGCGCAGAGATTTTTGCTTATTATGCCGAGGAAGGTGAGAAGATTTTGGCTCCGCAACACCTTTCTACCCGGGAGGGGGAGGGCACGCTGGTATTTCAACCCCTCGGTGTTGTCTATGGTATCCAACCGTGGAACTTTCCTTTCTACCAGCCTTCCCGCTTTACCGCAGCCAACTTAATCGCCGGCAATGTAGTTCTAACGAAACACGCCTCAAATGTTCCCCAGTGTGCTGAGGCATTTGAGCAACTGTTATTCGATGCCGGTGTGCCCAAGGGGGTCTACACCAACTTGCCAATTACTTCCGCAGGTGCCGCACCAATTATCGATGATGATCGGGTAAAAGGGATATCTTTTACAGGCAGCAATGCAGCGGGCGCGAAGGTTGCTGAGCAGGCAGGGCGCAATGTGAAGAAAACCGTGATGGAACTCGGTGGTGTGGACCCATTTATCGTACTCGAAGATGCAGATATGGATTTGACCGTTGAGCGATTTGTGGAAGGTAAGCTTGGAAATTGCGGCCAAATCTGCTTAGCGGCAAAGAGAATCATCCTGACGGAACCTATTGCCGATGAATTCCTTGGGCGAGTCACCAAACTGTTTGAACAATTGAAACCGGGTGACCCCCTTGAGGACATCACAGATTACGGGCCCTTGTGCACCCAAAAAGCCGCGGAGCAGCTGGAAGAGCAGGTCAGTGAGTCAGTGAAAGCCGGGGCTCACTTGCTGGTAGGCGGGAAGCGCAACGGAGCGTTTGTTGAGCCGGGTATTCTAACCGATATACCGGCAGGCTCACCTGCGGCCGAGGAGGAACTCTTTGGACCCATCGCTTGCGTCTGGGTGGTAAAAGATGAGGAGGCAGCTATTGAGATGGCTAACGATAGTCGCTTTGGCCTGGGAGGCTCGGTCTATACCAAGGATCACGAGAGGGGGCAGCGTGTAGCTGAAAAACTCGAATGTGGAACTGCCTTCGTCAATCATGTGGCTTCAAGCTATGCGAGCATGCCGATGGGTGGTGTAAAAAAATCCGGTTACGGCCGTGAACTGGGCGAGCTGGGCATCAAAGAGTTTGTGAATCAGAAGTTGATACGTCACTTTAACTGAGCAGTTAACCATTCCTATTGCCCCTGTGAACCACAGGGGCTTTAAAGAGGTTTTTAGTGAAATTTTTATAGGTATTGTTCACCAGGCAAGTCACTTTAGACAGAGGGCTGAGTATTTAAATAAAAGCACTTTGTTGGAATACCCTCATCGTCATAACATATACCCCCCGGCAGCATTCCCGCTTTTAGTAAAACGCGTTCTGAAGCAATATTTTCAGGCGCAATAGTCGCAATGAATTTGTCAATGCCAGAAG
The DNA window shown above is from Microbulbifer variabilis and carries:
- a CDS encoding TPR end-of-group domain-containing protein gives rise to the protein MAIYDEILRLRHEDVEALTYKADAVLELNEPQWAANLCQQALGIDPDNSHAFYQLACAYTAMEQFDEALRYLAEAIKRRESYRDEILSDNALQPLAVSDVFKDLDKVIAQTPPPHSREKDT
- a CDS encoding aspartate kinase, translating into MHTIEKIGGTSMSDYESVRDNIIKGDSKRLYNRVFVVSAYGGITDLLLEHKKSGQPGIYGLFSSSIEDDSWLVKFGELRTQLRQINDRLFGDTDLLKEANLFLDERLEGAKKCLRDLQSLCQHGHFSLDAHLGTVREMLASLGEAHSAWNTSKLLQRDGVNACFVDLTGWRTSKHIPLDERIRDAFANIDLNQQLPIVTGYAHSDKGLLISFDRGYSEMTFSRLAVLTEAKEAVIHKEFHLSSADPRLVGPDNAVPIGRTNYDVADQLANLGMEAIHPKAAKGLRQKNIPLRVKNTFEPEHTGTLITRDYVSDSPCVEIIAGCKGVYALELFDQDMAGTIHDYDREVLTVIKRYKAHIVSKNTNANTLTHFLATNLKTIKRIQASLEERFPEAELNQRKVAIVSAIGSDMQIPGVLAKAVQSLASNDISVLAMHHSMRHVDMQFVVSEPDYDTAIRTLHEALVEVYDHGTAICLAS
- the thpD gene encoding ectoine hydroxylase; protein product: MKYLLERIHSLRNDMYPSRKRGVAGRVTLRRDPVVYGGPNPPPLLDLEQVDAYRQQGYIVLENVFSEREVQVFQKELETLKEDNDIRSSDELITELESEEVRSVFRIHERSSLFRKLSRDNRISNIARYILDDEVYIHQSRANYKPGFRGKDFYWHSDFETWHVEDGMPRMRALSVSVILTESRNYNGPLMLIPKSHHHYIGCDGETPEGHYLSSLKKQELGIPSDDHLRRLTSEGGIKSVTGKPGSLVVFDCNLMHGSSSNISPYPRSNLFFVFNALSNKVEDPFCSLPPRPEYICTRKSISVI
- a CDS encoding ectoine synthase; translated protein: MIVRSLQEAKKSNRRIVSPDGNWESTRLLLKDDGVGFSFHITTIYTGADFQMHYQNHLEAVYCVSGRGEVETMDDGKKHPIEPGTIYVLDKHDRHTLRAFEEMTMACVFNPPLNGKEVHNSEGAYELEADPIE
- the ectB gene encoding diaminobutyrate--2-oxoglutarate transaminase: MKIFDEIESEVQSYARSFPRVFNRAKGELMWDEEGNQYLDFLAGAGTLNYGHNNPLFKQVLQDYIQSDGITHGLDMHTKAKGEFLQALNDKILKPRNMEYVVQFTGPTGTNAVEAAMKIARNVTGQQNIVTFTNGFHGVSLGSLAATGNSHHRDAAGVSLNGTHRMPYDNYLGKNIDTTEYLDKVLADSSSGINSPAAIIVETVQGEGGINAASIEWLRNLQAVCKKHGLLFIVDDIQAGCGRTGNFFSFEEAGIEPDIITLSKSLSGYGLPFALVLMKPELDQWKPGEHNGTFRGNNLAFVTAKAAIDHYWSDDNFSREIKRKGKYISERLGSIVSQYGEGNFTTKGRGMFQGIDCVSGELAEKITKLAFKQGLIIETSGADDQIVKLLCPLVITDQNLKKGIDIIESAIREVCAGEQDIPEERVYFEAC
- the ectA gene encoding diaminobutyrate acetyltransferase, whose translation is MSSPENIFLRSPSLEDGMAVHKLIDSCPPLDANSSYCNLLQCSHFADTSVIAEEGDEKLGFISGYLIPGRTDTLFIWQVAVAEKARGLGLASIMLRNIIERPQCRSVRFIETTITEHNLPSWALFQSAAEKLSASLQSSPWMDSQTHFDGLHDSETCVRIGPIAQTTI
- a CDS encoding MarR family winged helix-turn-helix transcriptional regulator produces the protein MNSIEQVLVALRRVIRATDLHSKHLAKTTGLTAPQVLLLQAIRNKGEVTIGELANEVSLSQATVTNILDRLEKRGLVYRQRSQSDKRKVHAYLTDQAAETLRDAPIPLQDQFARQFGDLKDWEQSMIIASLQRVAQMMDAQHIDASPVLDIGVLDRQGAAMDKSSSSLGYGEVADSAEKPGRETP
- a CDS encoding FAD-dependent oxidoreductase codes for the protein MDILVIGAGPTGLTAANALAYKGMNCRIVERKNAPSELSRAVGIMPATIEALGELGAADPLLAEAMPLKKMHILRDERTLVYLDSSGNEFRKRVPLGLPQNRTEGILRDVLSGKGVEVEYGLSVTGISTTQDSALVSFSNNTSDSFDWVIAADGIQSATREQLKIPYPGIDLPSKWSIADVDLAGDFDPEEITLDLYGPDNQFSLILPIEKHRARIASSTEDALSAIKLPLDITNVRRTAAFKISIRQAESYRKGRILLAGDAAHCHSPVGGKGMNLGMADAIAAAMAITNGSVDEYSRLRHAAGKAVVKKTELARHLISSANPMAKSLLWLSFKAISSIPAVHRAFMKQWTAI
- a CDS encoding CatA-like O-acetyltransferase; protein product: MPATPIDIESWNRGDHFKFFMGSAGSTRLSLTQPLDVTELAFFCKKNTISFYYSLIFLVTQTANEIAGFRHRVVDGQPFEFDILHPLFTDLNKDDDLFKLVMAEMETHLIDFVKKAKQLSKDQSEYLPVNTFMDRYDILNITCYPWGDFSSMQVKPVQQENCDPGIPFIAWGKYQQQANRLMTSLHTEVNHCFLDAIHLYQFKTHLEDKIKLLK
- a CDS encoding CLCA_X family protein, which produces MPGQSVAVYSGARSGNPLVEQVELVIVSRANSSHPFSPKLAMVATRKFYRRGPDVRGSEQVSFVDVRRRFGFRSIAIGRWVTAEERDRAAGLFYDALSDLMVILQGPETLISLRGNLSFQYGIGGRLGVSAFYDPSAKSFSLAKNAGPGAIAHEWFHALDHYLAQKVFSDTSSSMYASEAWLRDATPVPHPLNDLLFACFKTVMLDEGGNNPSELVKASVNVDKVNGSIYYSQPVELCARAFEAFIQDSSINNNFLVAGSKASQEAKLGLYPQGQQRLRINQAFTAYFSCLGNSLWSLMRANQ
- a CDS encoding NAD-dependent succinate-semialdehyde dehydrogenase; the protein is MVKSKRPLISINPLNGETLKTFHEMTPDELDKAIGRADNAFVEWSKRSFGERAAILKRAGQLFEERADELAKLMAQEMGKKVNDGLGELALCAEIFAYYAEEGEKILAPQHLSTREGEGTLVFQPLGVVYGIQPWNFPFYQPSRFTAANLIAGNVVLTKHASNVPQCAEAFEQLLFDAGVPKGVYTNLPITSAGAAPIIDDDRVKGISFTGSNAAGAKVAEQAGRNVKKTVMELGGVDPFIVLEDADMDLTVERFVEGKLGNCGQICLAAKRIILTEPIADEFLGRVTKLFEQLKPGDPLEDITDYGPLCTQKAAEQLEEQVSESVKAGAHLLVGGKRNGAFVEPGILTDIPAGSPAAEEELFGPIACVWVVKDEEAAIEMANDSRFGLGGSVYTKDHERGQRVAEKLECGTAFVNHVASSYASMPMGGVKKSGYGRELGELGIKEFVNQKLIRHFN